The genomic region AGTCCCTGGCGTTTCCTGTACCAAAGGTAAAAGGCTATGCCCACGATGAACCACAGCGTCCCCACGATCTTGCCTATCTCGTGTAGGCTAAGCACCAGTATCCAGACGAAAAGGCATACGAAGAACCCTAGAAGGGGAAGTATGGGGACGACCGTGGGCTTGCCCCTCAGCTTTAGGCCGATGGCGAAGGGGGACTTGAACGGCCTGTACAGCTCCGGCCTCCTGTTCCTGAGCTTTATCAGGGCAAGGTTCACGAGCATGAACGAGACCAGGGCGCCGTAATTGTAAAGGTCGCCCAGTATCACAGTCGGGTCTTCACGGGTTAGCCGGTAGGTGCCCATGAGCCATACGAAAAGGATGAAGCCGACCGAGGCAAGGGTAAACACCACGATGGTCCGTGTGGGGACCCGAAACTTTGGGTGGATGTGGCTAAACCATACTGGCATTATCCTATAGCGGGCCATCGAGTACGTCACCCTGGAGGCGCCGATGACGCCCGTGTTCGTTGACATGAGCAGCATGGTGAACCCGAGGAATCCCACGTATAGTGGTAATATGATGACCAACGGGTTCGATGGAGTCAGCCCCAGCACGATGCCCCTCGCCACCCCTGCGACAGGGTCGTTCTGATACGTCTTGCCAATTACGCCTGGCGAGATGGTCGGAAGGCCTACTGCGAGCACGGTTAAAAGCATTCCGGCGAGTATGACGGCCACGATCAAGGCAAAAGTGGACTTAGGGATGGTCTTGTCAGGCCGTTTGGTCTCTTCGGCCGCCTGCGATATAGACTCCAGCCCGATGAATGAGACCATGGCCACCGTTATGCCCCACCCGAAGTTCGCCCAGGAGACGCCGGTGCCAAGCTGAGATATGTTTCCCGCAAAAGTGGGAAGGCTCCATACTAAGGCAAATCCGATGAGAAGCAGGATGGCCTCGCTTATGATGCTTAAAACCGAGAGGAATATGTTGAAGCTGGCGGACTCCCTTATCCCTATGTAGTTTAGCGCCATGAGGGCGACGCTGAGGATTATCGTGGCGGCGGCCTGGACAGTATAATCTGCTGTCCCTCCAGCCGATATGGTGTTAAGGCTGTTAAGGCTCGCCAGGCTCCCCACATATGGCACCCCTATCTGCCCCAGCCCCATCAAAAAGCTTCCCAGGTACCCCATGGTTATCCACCCGAATAGGGCTATATCTATGGTATAATCGAGCAGAAGGCCCCAGCCTGC from Methanocella conradii HZ254 harbors:
- a CDS encoding APC family permease; this encodes MLGSFSIGFADVGADIYVALGLVLFFAAGVAPLALAVAALGYMFTALSYAELASAIPKAGGASIFAREAFDDFWAFIAGWGLLLDYTIDIALFGWITMGYLGSFLMGLGQIGVPYVGSLASLNSLNTISAGGTADYTVQAAATIILSVALMALNYIGIRESASFNIFLSVLSIISEAILLLIGFALVWSLPTFAGNISQLGTGVSWANFGWGITVAMVSFIGLESISQAAEETKRPDKTIPKSTFALIVAVILAGMLLTVLAVGLPTISPGVIGKTYQNDPVAGVARGIVLGLTPSNPLVIILPLYVGFLGFTMLLMSTNTGVIGASRVTYSMARYRIMPVWFSHIHPKFRVPTRTIVVFTLASVGFILFVWLMGTYRLTREDPTVILGDLYNYGALVSFMLVNLALIKLRNRRPELYRPFKSPFAIGLKLRGKPTVVPILPLLGFFVCLFVWILVLSLHEIGKIVGTLWFIVGIAFYLWYRKRQGLDWKESVPGTQVTYPEVAHELHPEISEEIRRRNT